Proteins from a genomic interval of Paraconexibacter algicola:
- a CDS encoding ABC transporter ATP-binding protein: protein MPAATLELRNVSKRYPGAAEAAIEDLSLEVPAGEICVLVGPSGCGKTTAMRLVNRMIEPTGGDILLDGRSILDREPAQLRREIGYAIQQIGLFPHQTVGENIATVPKLLGWDRARIAARVEELLELIGLDPAEMRDRYPAQLSGGQRQRVGVARALAADPPLMLMDEPFGAIDPINRERLQNEFLRLQGEIGKTIVFVTHDIDEAIKMGDRVAVLQKGGHLAQFATPADLLMAPASPFVEDFVGADRALKRLALQRVRDIDLWRAPIVRVGQPVAEARALIEDSDLPYPLLVDEDGRPLGWLRDAALAGDTVAAEPRSRATPVLDMDDVLRDALSDLLAHETQYGPVVDAQGGVTGVLSVEVISHALAAGSPATVPSPAELAE, encoded by the coding sequence GTGCCTGCCGCGACCCTCGAACTCCGCAACGTCAGCAAGCGCTACCCCGGGGCGGCCGAGGCGGCGATCGAGGACCTCAGCCTCGAGGTGCCCGCGGGCGAGATCTGCGTGCTCGTGGGCCCGTCCGGCTGCGGCAAGACGACCGCGATGCGGCTCGTCAACCGGATGATCGAGCCGACCGGCGGCGACATCCTCCTCGACGGCCGCTCGATCCTCGACCGCGAGCCCGCCCAGCTGCGCCGCGAGATCGGGTACGCGATCCAGCAGATCGGCCTGTTCCCGCACCAGACGGTCGGCGAGAACATCGCGACCGTCCCGAAGCTCCTGGGCTGGGACCGCGCGCGCATCGCGGCCCGCGTCGAGGAGCTGCTCGAGCTCATCGGGCTCGACCCCGCGGAGATGCGCGACCGCTACCCCGCGCAGCTCTCCGGCGGCCAGCGCCAGCGGGTCGGCGTCGCGCGCGCGCTCGCGGCCGACCCGCCGCTGATGCTCATGGACGAGCCGTTCGGCGCGATCGACCCGATCAACCGCGAGCGGCTGCAGAACGAGTTCCTGCGGCTGCAGGGCGAGATCGGCAAGACGATCGTGTTCGTGACCCACGACATCGACGAGGCGATCAAGATGGGCGATCGCGTCGCCGTCCTGCAGAAGGGCGGGCATCTCGCCCAGTTCGCCACGCCCGCCGACCTGCTGATGGCGCCCGCCAGCCCGTTCGTCGAGGACTTCGTCGGCGCCGACCGCGCGCTCAAGCGCCTCGCCCTCCAGCGCGTCCGCGACATCGACCTGTGGCGCGCCCCGATCGTGCGCGTCGGGCAGCCGGTCGCCGAGGCGCGCGCGCTGATCGAGGACTCCGACCTCCCCTACCCGCTGCTCGTCGACGAGGACGGCCGCCCGCTCGGCTGGCTGCGCGACGCCGCGCTCGCGGGCGACACCGTCGCGGCCGAGCCGCGCTCGCGCGCCACCCCGGTGCTCGACATGGACGACGTCCTGCGCGACGCCCTGTCGGACCTGCTGGCCCACGAGACGCAGTACGGCCCCGTCGTCGACGCGCAGGGCGGCGTCACCGGCGTGCTCAGCGTCGAGGTCATCTCCCACGCGCTCGCCGCCGGATCCCCGGCGACCGTCCCCAGCCCGGCGGAGCTCGCCGAGTGA
- a CDS encoding type 1 glutamine amidotransferase, translated as MADRTLRVCALFPDLMNIYADRGNLLLLQQRCAWRGIGFTLTGAGHGDEIDPDGHDLLYLGGGQDRDQQLVAEDLATHKRDAVHAHAARGGAILAVCGGYQLLGRSYELGEEEIPGVGLVDLHTVRHDGERLIGNVAIEVDLPPAGGIGGRRVLAGFENHGGRTHLGPAATPLGRVLKGHGNTGTSGHEGILHGHAVVGTYLHGPLLPKNVWFADWLVARALGIEEPLAALDDTLEDAAHASARRAAGV; from the coding sequence GTGGCTGACCGGACCCTGCGCGTCTGCGCGCTCTTCCCCGACCTCATGAACATCTACGCCGACCGCGGCAACCTGCTGCTGCTGCAGCAGCGCTGCGCCTGGCGGGGGATCGGCTTCACGCTCACCGGCGCCGGGCACGGCGACGAGATCGACCCCGACGGCCACGACCTCCTCTACCTGGGCGGCGGGCAGGACCGCGACCAGCAGCTCGTCGCCGAGGACCTCGCCACGCACAAGCGCGACGCGGTCCACGCCCACGCCGCGCGCGGCGGCGCGATCCTTGCGGTCTGCGGCGGCTACCAGCTGCTCGGGCGCTCCTACGAGCTCGGCGAGGAGGAGATCCCCGGCGTCGGGCTCGTCGACCTGCACACCGTCCGCCACGACGGCGAGCGGCTCATCGGGAACGTCGCGATCGAGGTCGACCTGCCCCCCGCCGGCGGGATCGGCGGCCGCCGCGTGCTCGCCGGGTTCGAGAACCACGGGGGCCGCACGCACCTCGGGCCGGCGGCCACCCCGCTCGGCCGCGTCCTCAAGGGTCACGGCAACACCGGCACGAGCGGGCACGAGGGGATCCTCCACGGGCACGCGGTCGTCGGCACCTACCTGCACGGTCCGCTCCTGCCCAAGAACGTGTGGTTCGCCGACTGGCTCGTCGCCCGCGCCCTGGGCATCGAGGAGCCGCTGGCGGCCCTCGACGACACGCTCGAGGACGCCGCGCACGCCTCCGCGCGCCGCGCCGCGGGCGTCTAA
- a CDS encoding ABC transporter permease encodes MNDFADAIEFIFRSRESQTGGVEIGGSQLLDLLGKHLELSAVSMLLAVLVAVPLGLVIGHTGRGAFLAQFIANAGRAVPSLALIAFFVAYVGVGFTNVTLALVLLAIPPILGNTYVGVRQVSPDVVDAARGMGLTELQVLRRVELPLAVPTMFGGIRNSAINVVATATIAPLAGVVTLGDPIINASVYGDAGRLGAAIVVAVLAVLAELLFAMLQRRVTPRGIRSPDRRAPQVRPSSSRKVSVTP; translated from the coding sequence ATGAACGACTTCGCCGACGCGATCGAGTTCATCTTCCGCAGCCGCGAGTCCCAGACCGGCGGCGTGGAGATCGGCGGCAGCCAGCTGCTGGACCTCCTCGGCAAGCACCTCGAGCTCAGCGCCGTCTCGATGCTGCTGGCGGTGCTCGTCGCGGTCCCGCTCGGCCTCGTCATCGGGCACACGGGGCGCGGCGCGTTCCTCGCGCAGTTCATCGCCAACGCGGGCCGCGCGGTCCCGAGCCTCGCGCTGATCGCGTTCTTCGTCGCCTACGTCGGCGTCGGCTTCACGAACGTCACGCTCGCGCTCGTGCTGCTCGCGATCCCGCCGATCCTCGGCAACACCTACGTCGGCGTGCGGCAGGTCTCGCCCGACGTCGTCGACGCCGCGCGCGGCATGGGCCTCACCGAGCTGCAGGTGCTGCGTCGCGTCGAGCTGCCCCTCGCCGTCCCGACGATGTTCGGCGGCATCCGCAACTCGGCGATCAACGTCGTCGCGACCGCCACGATCGCGCCGCTGGCCGGCGTCGTGACGCTCGGCGACCCGATCATCAACGCCTCGGTCTACGGCGACGCCGGCCGGCTCGGCGCGGCCATCGTGGTCGCCGTCCTCGCCGTCCTCGCCGAGCTCCTCTTCGCGATGCTCCAGCGTCGCGTCACCCCGCGCGGCATCCGCAGTCCGGATCGCCGCGCGCCGCAGGTCCGTCCATCCAGCAGCAGGAAGGTGTCGGTCACCCCATGA
- a CDS encoding class I SAM-dependent methyltransferase, whose protein sequence is MTAATPLTGDALVVLWHDLECGGYDIDLPLWRELASAARGPVLDVGAGTGRVSVDLARHGVDVTALDLDPVLLAALRERRGGIPTVAADASAYALPDRPPFHLVLVPMQTLQLLPGRAARAGFLASTRAVLAPGGTVAIALADAMDAYDEEHTEPPLPDMRELGGVVYASRPVRVRDLGDRLAIDRIRETVDGAGRRAVVANTVVLHRVTPDELAAEAREHGYEPLPHRAIPQTDEYVGSTVVVLRG, encoded by the coding sequence ATGACCGCCGCCACCCCGCTCACCGGCGACGCGCTCGTCGTGCTCTGGCACGACCTGGAGTGCGGCGGCTACGACATCGACCTGCCGCTGTGGCGCGAGCTGGCGAGCGCCGCCCGCGGCCCGGTGCTGGACGTCGGGGCGGGCACCGGCCGCGTGAGCGTCGACCTCGCCCGCCACGGCGTCGACGTCACCGCCCTGGACCTCGACCCGGTGCTCCTCGCCGCCCTGCGCGAGCGCCGCGGCGGCATCCCGACGGTCGCGGCGGACGCGAGCGCCTACGCGCTGCCCGACCGCCCGCCGTTCCACCTCGTGCTGGTGCCGATGCAGACGCTGCAGCTGCTGCCCGGCCGGGCCGCGCGCGCCGGGTTCCTCGCCAGCACGCGCGCCGTGCTCGCCCCTGGCGGCACGGTCGCGATCGCGCTCGCCGACGCCATGGACGCCTACGACGAGGAGCACACCGAGCCGCCGCTGCCGGACATGCGCGAGCTCGGCGGCGTCGTCTACGCCAGCCGGCCGGTCCGCGTGCGCGACCTCGGCGACCGCCTCGCGATCGACCGCATCCGCGAGACCGTCGACGGGGCCGGCCGCCGCGCCGTCGTCGCGAACACCGTCGTGCTGCACCGCGTCACGCCCGACGAGCTGGCCGCCGAGGCCCGCGAGCACGGCTACGAGCCGCTGCCGCACCGCGCGATCCCCCAGACCGACGAGTACGTCGGCTCCACCGTGGTGGTGCTCCGTGGCTGA
- a CDS encoding glycine betaine ABC transporter substrate-binding protein — protein sequence MNTSTTRRLLAALLALVAVLAFSACGDDEDDGSTPASSGTTSTESATAAKAIVSNPANASTPEITVGSKNFTEQFILGEIYAQALQAAGYKVKKELNLGSEQIAFKSVKSGEVDAYPEYTGTALTSFFDVKTDDIPKDEQAAYEETKKGFAEDGLTALAPTPFTDANEVGMTKKRAEELGITTISQLAAKSGELTMSGSPECRQRTDCLLGLERTYGAKFKKYLPVDLALRHEVLTKGQADASILFTTDGQIAAQDLLVLEDDKNLFPPYNVTFVVRDETLEAAGPDFEKVITQVQEGLTAEVMQELNSRVDLDKEKPEAVAKAYLTEAGYLQ from the coding sequence ATGAACACGTCCACCACGCGTCGCCTCCTCGCGGCGCTGCTCGCCCTCGTCGCCGTCCTGGCGTTCTCGGCGTGCGGCGACGACGAGGACGACGGCTCCACCCCCGCCTCCAGCGGGACCACCTCGACCGAGAGCGCGACCGCCGCGAAGGCGATCGTCTCCAACCCGGCGAACGCCTCGACGCCCGAGATCACGGTCGGCTCGAAGAACTTCACCGAGCAGTTCATCCTCGGCGAGATCTACGCGCAGGCGCTCCAGGCCGCGGGCTACAAGGTCAAGAAGGAGCTGAACCTCGGCTCCGAGCAGATCGCGTTCAAGTCGGTCAAGAGCGGCGAGGTCGACGCGTACCCCGAGTACACCGGCACGGCGCTCACGTCGTTCTTCGACGTCAAGACCGACGACATCCCCAAGGACGAGCAGGCCGCCTACGAGGAGACGAAGAAGGGCTTCGCCGAGGACGGCCTGACCGCGCTGGCGCCGACGCCCTTCACCGACGCCAACGAGGTCGGGATGACGAAGAAGCGCGCCGAGGAGCTCGGCATCACCACGATCAGCCAGCTGGCCGCCAAGAGCGGGGAGCTGACGATGTCGGGCTCGCCCGAGTGCCGCCAGCGCACCGACTGCCTCCTGGGGCTCGAGCGCACCTACGGAGCGAAGTTCAAGAAGTACCTGCCGGTCGACCTCGCGCTGCGCCACGAGGTGCTCACCAAGGGCCAGGCGGACGCGTCGATCCTCTTCACGACCGACGGCCAGATCGCCGCGCAGGACCTCCTCGTGCTCGAGGACGACAAGAACCTCTTCCCGCCCTACAACGTGACGTTCGTGGTCCGGGACGAGACGCTGGAGGCCGCCGGGCCGGACTTCGAGAAGGTCATCACGCAGGTCCAGGAGGGCCTGACCGCCGAGGTCATGCAGGAGCTCAACTCCCGCGTGGACCTCGACAAGGAGAAGCCCGAGGCGGTCGCCAAGGCGTACCTGACCGAGGCCGGCTACCTGCAGTAG
- a CDS encoding ABC transporter permease, with translation MTLAIPLAQVQLRDRSQGTCESRNGFCPDWIADNWDSYVDPAVRHALLVALAVLFGFAIAFGLALLAHRRRALVAPITAVTGVLYTIPSLAFFLVLLPVTGRGITTAVIALTAFTLLIIFRNIMLGLDNVPDEARDAAAGMGMTDRQVLWKVELPLAVPEIVAGLRVAATTSVGLAALAFFAGAGGLGGAIYADLTFKSNIVVAGGLCLLLAALFDALFVGIERLLTRWRRAVPA, from the coding sequence GTGACCCTCGCGATCCCGCTCGCGCAGGTCCAGCTGCGCGACCGCTCGCAGGGCACGTGCGAGTCCCGCAACGGCTTCTGCCCGGACTGGATCGCCGACAACTGGGACAGCTACGTCGACCCGGCGGTGCGGCACGCCCTGCTCGTGGCGCTCGCCGTGCTGTTCGGCTTCGCGATCGCGTTCGGGCTCGCGCTGCTGGCGCACCGCCGCCGCGCGCTCGTCGCACCGATCACCGCGGTGACCGGGGTGCTCTACACGATCCCCAGCCTCGCGTTCTTCCTCGTGCTGCTCCCGGTCACGGGACGCGGCATCACCACCGCCGTGATCGCGCTCACCGCGTTCACGCTGCTGATCATCTTCCGCAACATCATGCTCGGGCTCGACAACGTGCCCGACGAGGCGCGCGACGCCGCCGCCGGGATGGGGATGACCGACCGGCAGGTGCTGTGGAAGGTCGAGCTGCCGCTCGCCGTCCCGGAGATCGTCGCCGGGCTGCGCGTCGCCGCCACGACCTCGGTGGGCCTCGCCGCGCTCGCCTTCTTCGCCGGCGCCGGCGGCCTGGGCGGCGCGATCTACGCCGACCTCACGTTCAAGAGCAACATCGTCGTGGCGGGCGGCCTGTGCCTGCTGCTCGCGGCGCTGTTCGACGCGCTCTTCGTCGGGATCGAGCGGCTGCTCACCCGCTGGCGGCGGGCGGTGCCCGCATGA